One segment of Chroicocephalus ridibundus chromosome 25, bChrRid1.1, whole genome shotgun sequence DNA contains the following:
- the LOC134527070 gene encoding olfactory receptor 14C36-like, translating to MSNGSSITQFLLLAFADTRELQLLHFWTFLGIYLAALLANGLIITTIACDHRLHTPMYFFLLNLSVLDLGSISTTVPKAMANSLWDTTAISYAGCAAQLLFFVFFLTADFSLLTVMSYDRYVAICKPLHYGTLLGSRACVHMAAAAWGSGFLYALLHTANTFSLPLCQGNALDQFFCEIPQILKLSCSHSYLREVGLLVVSACLGFGCFVFIVLSYVQIFKAVLRIPSEQRRHKAFSTCLPHLAVVSLFISTAMFAYLKPPSISSPALDLVVAVLYSVVPPALNPLIYSMRNQELKEAIRYLISWI from the coding sequence atgtcgaatggcagctccatcacccagttcctcctcctggcattcgcagacacgcgggagctgcagctcttgcacttctggaccttcctgggcatctacctggctgccctcctggccaatggcctcatcatcaccaccatcgcctgtgaccaccgcctccacacccccatgtacttcttcctcctcaacctctctgttcttgacctgggctccatctccaccactgtccccaaagccatggccaattccctctgggacaccacggccatctcctatgcaggatgtgctgcacagctcttgttcttcgtcttctttctcacagcagaTTTCtctcttctcactgtcatgtcctatgaccgctacgttgccatctgcaaacccctgcactacgggaccctcctgggcagcagagcttgtgtccacatggcagcagctgcctggggcagtgggtttctctatgctctcctgcacacggccaatacattttccctgcccctctgccagggcaatgccctggaccagttcttctgtgaaatcccccagatcctcaagctctcctgctcacactcctacctcagggaagttgggcttcttgtggtcagtgcctgtttagGCTTtgggtgctttgttttcattgtgctgtcctatgtgcagatcttcaaggccgtgctgaggatcccctctgagcagagacggcacaaagccttttccacgtgcctccctcacctggccgtggtctccctctttatcagcactgccatgtttgcctacctcaagcccccctccatctcctccccagctctagacctggtggtggctgtgctgtactcagtggtgcctccagcactgaaccccctcatctacagcatgaggaaccaggagctcaaggaggccattaggtatctgatttcttggatt
- the LOC134527050 gene encoding maestro heat-like repeat-containing protein family member 2A has product MKAVVGINKKKMKKRVQRVLLPLFLHMSDEIESVAQASRDTLLACAEFLGWRKLSHLAKTNQTHLIGESLLVHDRSRAEDYLFQSLQYLRNAQATLREVAVRFIGEPRLAVQHLRNLSQTKVWNVCNALLPLRRDTERLVSSLAAQTVFKLTKRVRTRGWSLRWLCCCLG; this is encoded by the exons ATGAAGGCCGTGGTGgggataaacaagaaaaagatgaagaagagagtGCAGAGGGTCCTGCTCCCGCTCTTCCTCCACATGAGCGACGAGATCGAGAGCGTGGCACAG gcctCTAGGGACACCCTCCTCGCCTGTGCCGAgttcctggggtggaggaagctcAGCCACCTGGCCAAGACAAACCAGACGCACCTGATCGGAGAGTCCTTG TTAGTGCATGACAGGAGCAGGGCGGAAGACTATCTGTTTCAGAGCCTGCAGTACCTGCGCAACGCTCAGGCCACCTTGCGAGAGGTGGCTGTCAGGTTCATTGGTGAGCCAC GGCTTGCCGTGCAGCACCTGAGGAACCTAAGTCAGACCAAGGTGTGGAATGTCTGCAACG ccctCTTGCCCTTGAGGAGAGACACGGAGCGCTTGgtcagctccctggcagctcagaccgtCTTCAAACTGACAAAACGCGTGAGAACACGAGGATGGAGCCtgcggtggctgtgctgctgtctcGGCTGA